In Candidatus Latescibacterota bacterium, one genomic interval encodes:
- a CDS encoding IS3 family transposase (programmed frameshift) — protein sequence MKKRFSEEQITFALRQAESGTPVQEICRKMGIAEQTFCRWKKKYKGLGTAEVRRLKQLEDENIRLKRLVADLTLDKQMLQDVLFKKALRPAVKRDLVQELQIAYEVSQRRACMTLKFARSAIRYESVADPQPALRMRIRDIAFSRVGYGYRRIHVLLEREGWKVNHKRVYRLYREEGLAMRKKPPRRRVACLKREIRPTASKKNECWSMDFMSDQLYDGRRIRILTIVDNHTRESLATHVAQRIRGIEVVKQLEKISAEHGKPETIRVDNGPEFISKDVDLWAYWNKVQLDFSRPGKPTDNAFIEAFNARLRQECLNEHWFMSLDDAQEKVEAWRKDYNEQRPHSSLGNVPPSEFASRYLPGPSATLQSRGGTGPP from the exons ATGAAGAAAAGATTCAGTGAAGAGCAGATAACATTTGCGCTGAGGCAGGCGGAGAGTGGAACACCGGTGCAGGAAATCTGCCGGAAGATGGGGATCGCTGAGCAGACATTTTGCCGATGGAAGAAGAAGTATAAGGGGCTGGGGACAGCTGAAGTTCGCCGCCTCAAGCAGCTTGAAGATGAGAACATCAGGCTGAAACGTCTGGTGGCGGATCTTACCCTGGACAAACAGATGCTCCAGGATGTGCTGT TCAAAAAAGCTCTGAGGCCTGCCGTGAAAAGGGATCTCGTGCAGGAGCTTCAGATTGCGTACGAGGTATCGCAGCGGCGGGCCTGCATGACGCTGAAATTCGCAAGATCGGCAATCAGGTATGAAAGCGTGGCAGACCCTCAGCCGGCACTGAGAATGAGGATCAGGGATATAGCGTTTTCCCGTGTTGGATACGGGTATAGAAGAATTCATGTATTGCTGGAGAGGGAAGGCTGGAAGGTGAATCACAAGAGAGTTTACAGGTTGTACCGTGAAGAAGGGCTTGCAATGAGGAAGAAGCCGCCCAGGAGACGCGTGGCGTGTCTGAAACGGGAAATCCGCCCCACGGCATCGAAGAAGAACGAATGCTGGAGTATGGACTTCATGAGCGATCAGCTATATGATGGACGCCGAATCAGGATTTTAACGATAGTGGATAACCATACCCGTGAGAGTCTGGCAACACACGTTGCCCAGCGCATCAGGGGAATTGAAGTCGTGAAGCAACTTGAGAAGATCAGCGCCGAGCACGGAAAGCCGGAAACTATCCGTGTGGACAACGGGCCGGAGTTCATATCGAAGGATGTCGATCTGTGGGCGTACTGGAACAAAGTGCAACTTGATTTCAGCAGGCCCGGCAAGCCCACGGACAATGCGTTCATAGAGGCATTCAATGCAAGACTCCGCCAGGAGTGCCTGAATGAACACTGGTTTATGAGTCTTGACGACGCACAGGAAAAAGTGGAAGCGTGGCGGAAAGATTACAATGAACAAAGACCTCACAGCAGTCTTGGAAATGTTCCACCCTCGGAGTTTGCATCCCGGTACCTCCCCGGGCCTTCCGCTACGCTCCAGTCCCGGGGAGGTACCGGCCCCCCATAA